The DNA region AGAACCATTGAATATACTGCCGAAGCAATATTAGATTTTGTAGACCGTTACGAATTAATAGGAATTATCCAATTTGATTAGAGCTTAATAGTATTATTGTAGTAATATATTAAAATGTTTTATAATTTTCTATAACGAAGTCAACAAATTTTCTCACATTAGTATTAGAATACTCTTCTTTTTTATATGCAATCATAAGAGGAAAATTATAGCTTGGTTCCCCTATAGAATAATAAAGAGGACATTCATCACTAATCTTTTGTCTATCTACACCAGATTCTGGCATAAATGTCAGGCCTAAACCTACTGAAGTCATACTTATTGCTGTACTCATATTTGAAACCTCTATAATTTCTTTTGGATTAATATTATGATATTTAAATATGTCTCTTGATATCTTGCCTAGTCTAAAGTTTTTCATTAAAAGAATAAACTTTTCATTTTCAAGATCCTTCATATCTATAACTAGATTTGTATGCTGTTCCTTATTAAATTTATAGTCCTGTTTTGCAATTTGTGAATTTCTTGGTACTACCAGAATTATATTTTCTGAATTTAATTCTTGGTATTCTAAACCTTCATTTGTTCCTGGGCCATTTATTACACATACGTCAATTTTATCTTCTAATACTAGACTCTCTAGTTTTGGGGAAACACCTTCTACGGGTATAACATCAATATTTGGGTGTTGTTTTATAAATTCAGGCATAATCTTAGGTAGGAAAATTGGTACTCTCCATGGTACAATTCCAATTTTTAATTCAGCTTTTTTATTACTTTTCAATAAAGCTAATTCTGACATTAAGTCATTTTTAAGCTCTTTATGCTTATAAATATATTCGATTAATTTTTCTCCAGCCTCTGTTACTTCAATAGGAGATTTTGATCTGTCAAAAATCTCTATTTCCAAGTTTTCTTCTAAATTAATAATGTATCGGCTCAAGGATGGTTGTGTAATAAATAGTTTTTCTGCAGCTTTTGAAAAGCTTCTTTGTTTTGCAATTTCCACTATATAATCGCCTTGAATTTTGCACATATAATCACTCCCTAACAGATTATAACATTGATGTTATAATGGGTATTACTTTTTTATATTGGATAACAAATTAATTATATGCTAAATTGGTTCATAACATATTAAAATTATTTAAATGTTAAGAAAACAATTTTCAAATAATTCTTATTATATTCAATTAAATTTATAAATAACTTTTCATACACAATATAAATTGTATATTATATACAGCACAGTATATAATAATCTTACTAATATGGAAATCTTAAGACGAGTTATTATACATAATATAAAATAATTTGACAATATGTCAAGGAAGAAATGAAAAGGAAATAAAAATAAAAATAAATGTGTTTAGAACACTAAAAAAGAAGTCTAAATACATTATATGAGAGGTGGTTTTTATGAATGGAAAAATCGATAATTATCTACAAGAAATACTCCCTGAATTAATTTCTTTGAGAAGAAAAATTCATAGGAATCCAGAAATAAGTAACTATGAAATTGAAACATCAAATTTCATTCAAAAAAAGCTCTTAGAAAATGGTATTGAAGCTGAAAAGATTGACTCCAGTACTAATGTAACAGCCCTTATTAAAGGAAGTGAACCTGGTAAAACTGTAGCATATAGAGCTGATATTGATGCTTTACCTATTGAAGAAAAAACTGGCTTGAGTTTTTCCTCTAAAAATGAAAACATTATGCATGCCTGTGGCCATGATATCCATGCTACAGTTCTCTATGGAACAGCCTTAACTCTTAATAAATTCAAAGATAATTTAAAAGGTAATATTCGAATTATATTTCAAAGTGGAGAAGAGAACTTTACTGGTGCTAAAGAAGTAATAACATCTGGAGTTTTAGAAAATCCTAAAATTGATTATATACTTGCTATGCACACATGGCCAGATCTTCCTGTAGGAACTATAGGATTAAAAAAAGGGTCAATGATGGCATCTAGTTCCAATATTAATTTTAAAATTACAGGAAAAGGTGGGCATGCTGCTCATCCTCACAGAGGAATTGATCCAGTTGTAGCATCGTCATATATAATTACGTCTATTCAATCTATAGTAGCAAGAAATATTGCACCTATTGATTCAGCTGTTATATCTTTTGGCAAACTTATAGCAGGTAATACATCTAATATAATACCAAATAGTGCATCTGCTGAAGGTACTGTAAGAACTTTAAGTTCTGAGGTTGATAAATATATTGAAGAAAAAATTAAATCTTTAATAAAATATCAAGCAGAAAGTTTTGGTGCTGTAGCAGATGTTAAATATGAAAATATTGCTCCTCCAGTAATTAATGATTCTCATATTATTGATATACTTAGAAAAAATTCGTCAAATTCAATTGGGCAGGAAAATATAAGGTGGTTAAATACCCCATCTATGGGAAGTGAAGATTTTGCTTTCTATTTAAATAAAGCTCCCGGTGCCCTTATTAGACTAGGTACACATAACGATACAGAAGATTCAAAGCTTCCACTTCATAATTCAGAAATTATATTTGATGAGAAAAGTATAGAAATAGGTGTAAAGTTTATGAGTAATTCTATAATTTCTATATTAAATAAATCAAAATAAAGGGGTGATTTTATGACAACACAAGCAATATTAGCAATTGTAGTATTTATTGCAGCAATTGTCCTATTAATTTGGAAACCAGTACATCCAATATTAATAGGTGCAGGCATTCCAATTACCCTAGCATTACTTGGAATTCTTGATGCAAAAGAAGCTTTTGCTGACTTTGCAAATACAACAGTAATATTTTTTATGAGTTTATTAGTTATAGGTGCTGCAATATTTAAAACAGGCCTTGCAGATTTA from Tissierellales bacterium includes:
- a CDS encoding LysR family transcriptional regulator, encoding MCKIQGDYIVEIAKQRSFSKAAEKLFITQPSLSRYIINLEENLEIEIFDRSKSPIEVTEAGEKLIEYIYKHKELKNDLMSELALLKSNKKAELKIGIVPWRVPIFLPKIMPEFIKQHPNIDVIPVEGVSPKLESLVLEDKIDVCVINGPGTNEGLEYQELNSENIILVVPRNSQIAKQDYKFNKEQHTNLVIDMKDLENEKFILLMKNFRLGKISRDIFKYHNINPKEIIEVSNMSTAISMTSVGLGLTFMPESGVDRQKISDECPLYYSIGEPSYNFPLMIAYKKEEYSNTNVRKFVDFVIENYKTF
- a CDS encoding M20 family metallopeptidase encodes the protein MNGKIDNYLQEILPELISLRRKIHRNPEISNYEIETSNFIQKKLLENGIEAEKIDSSTNVTALIKGSEPGKTVAYRADIDALPIEEKTGLSFSSKNENIMHACGHDIHATVLYGTALTLNKFKDNLKGNIRIIFQSGEENFTGAKEVITSGVLENPKIDYILAMHTWPDLPVGTIGLKKGSMMASSSNINFKITGKGGHAAHPHRGIDPVVASSYIITSIQSIVARNIAPIDSAVISFGKLIAGNTSNIIPNSASAEGTVRTLSSEVDKYIEEKIKSLIKYQAESFGAVADVKYENIAPPVINDSHIIDILRKNSSNSIGQENIRWLNTPSMGSEDFAFYLNKAPGALIRLGTHNDTEDSKLPLHNSEIIFDEKSIEIGVKFMSNSIISILNKSK